A genomic segment from Vagococcus zengguangii encodes:
- the prdC gene encoding proline reductase-associated electron transfer protein PrdC, whose product MTICYIPLKQHVGAPCEAIVSINQEVKRGELIAKPNGLGANIHSSITGVVTSIDNEKIGITMTDVPTADYLPLTENSDKLAMIEAAGIVGAGGAGFPTHIKLNNKIPNGVFIVNDAECEALLHHNIQQTQKYATQIVEGTKHVMSITEAPKAVIAIKDKNRQAVIELLKATKDEPMIEVYRLPDIYPAGDERMIIREVLGIELNPGQLPIEVDVIVSNVETVKRISEAIDDRKPFIDKDVTVAGRVVGESHVFENTPIGFPVIDLIECAGGYIHPHGEIVMGGPMTGRSVEESTPINKTTGGILVAMPYPQETRPIGILICECGGSEERLTEIANNMGAEVVAKEMCKRMVEVNGRYRCSKPGVCPGQAEKVMKMKKAGAEVILTGTCSDUTNTVLGVAPRLGVPVYHHTDHVLRSVGHKLYRRLPTA is encoded by the coding sequence ATGACAATCTGTTATATTCCATTAAAACAACACGTTGGAGCTCCCTGTGAAGCAATCGTTTCAATAAATCAAGAAGTAAAACGTGGTGAATTAATCGCAAAACCAAATGGATTAGGCGCTAATATTCACAGCAGTATTACTGGTGTGGTCACATCAATTGATAATGAAAAAATTGGTATTACCATGACCGACGTGCCCACTGCTGATTATTTACCTTTAACTGAAAACAGTGATAAATTAGCTATGATTGAAGCTGCAGGAATTGTTGGTGCAGGCGGTGCGGGTTTTCCAACTCACATTAAATTAAACAATAAAATTCCAAATGGCGTATTTATCGTTAATGATGCTGAGTGTGAGGCATTGTTACACCACAATATACAACAAACCCAAAAGTATGCGACACAAATTGTTGAGGGAACGAAACATGTGATGTCCATTACTGAAGCTCCAAAAGCTGTCATTGCCATTAAAGATAAAAATCGACAAGCAGTGATTGAATTATTAAAAGCGACTAAAGATGAACCAATGATTGAAGTTTATCGTCTGCCAGACATTTATCCTGCAGGAGATGAGCGAATGATTATTCGTGAAGTTCTAGGGATTGAATTAAATCCAGGGCAATTACCAATCGAAGTAGATGTAATTGTATCAAATGTTGAAACGGTAAAACGAATTTCTGAAGCAATTGATGACCGTAAACCATTTATTGACAAGGATGTTACTGTTGCCGGACGAGTAGTTGGTGAATCTCATGTATTTGAGAATACCCCAATTGGTTTCCCAGTTATTGATTTAATTGAATGTGCGGGTGGATATATTCACCCACATGGCGAAATCGTGATGGGCGGGCCAATGACTGGAAGAAGCGTCGAAGAAAGTACACCAATTAATAAAACAACCGGTGGTATCTTAGTTGCGATGCCTTATCCTCAAGAAACTCGTCCAATCGGTATCTTAATTTGTGAATGCGGTGGTTCTGAAGAACGCTTGACTGAAATCGCTAACAATATGGGTGCTGAAGTAGTTGCAAAAGAAATGTGTAAACGTATGGTAGAAGTTAATGGAAGATATAGATGTTCGAAACCGGGTGTATGTCCAGGACAAGCTGAAAAAGTTATGAAAATGAAAAAAGCTGGCGCTGAAGTGATACTTACCGGTACGTGTTCTGATTGAACAAACACCGTTCTAGGTGTAGCTCCTAGGTTAGGAGTTCCAGTTTATCATCATACGGATCATGTGCTGCGTTCGGTTGGACATAAACTATATCGAAGATTACCGACTGCCTAA